In Prunus dulcis chromosome 1, ALMONDv2, whole genome shotgun sequence, the following are encoded in one genomic region:
- the LOC117614341 gene encoding TMV resistance protein N-like isoform X1, producing the protein MDSIEFFQVFIIIIILIMTLFYMYFRSLTSSYTSTSSVAAVDTDIPPLQEKYDVFISFRGDETRDSFTSHLHEALLRKNIETYMDDRLEKGDDIEPALLEAIKRSKIALVIFSEYYASSTWCLKELVHILGCKKNHGQIVMPIFYRIDPSHVRKQKGTYALEGLELKKRLKGSGHVVANWRAALKEAANISGFSRKTGRTEADFIEEVVQDVLTKLNMSTEPKNNTERGEGGVFEFGNKNVYKGHKKEKQVDSCSGETDTASGGENEE; encoded by the exons ATGGACTCCATTGAGTTCTTTCAAGTTttcatcataatcatcataCTCATCATGACTCTGTTCTACATGTACTTCAGATCATTAACATCTTCTTATACTTCCACTTCTTCTGTTGCTGCTGTTGATACTGATATCCCCCCTCTTCAAGAAAAGTATGATGTGTTTATCAGCTTCAGAGGCGATGAAACACGCGATTCTTTTACCAGCCATCTTCACGAGGCTTTACTTCGGAAGAACATTGAGACCTACATGGATGACAGACTTGAGAAAGGAGACGACATTGAACCTGCCCTTCTAGAAGCAATCAAGAGATCGAAAATTGCACTAGTCATTTTCTCAGAATACTATGCTTCTTCCACTTGGTGTTTGAAAGAACTTGTGCATATACTTGGATGCAAGAAAAACCATGGACAGATTGTTATGCCCATTTTTTATCGCATAGATCCATCACATGTACGAAAACAAAAGGGAACTTATGCACTTGAAGGTCTTGAACTTAAGAAACGTTTGAAGGGCAGTGGGCATGTGGTGGCCAACTGGAGGGCTGCTTTGAAGGAAGCAGCCAATATTTCTGGGTTTTCAAGAAAAACAGG GAGGACAGAGGCCGATTTTATTGAGGAAGTTGTTCAAGATGTTTTGACAAAATTGAATATGTCTACCGAACCCAAGAATAATACTGAGAGAGGTGAGGGAGGAGTTTTCGAGTTTGGCAACAAAAACGTCTATAAAGgccacaagaaagaaaaacaagtcgACTCATGTAGTGGAGAAACCGACACGGCCTCCGGCGGTGAAAACGAAGAGTGA
- the LOC117614341 gene encoding disease resistance protein RPS6-like isoform X2: protein MDDRLEKGDDIEPALLEAIKRSKIALVIFSEYYASSTWCLKELVHILGCKKNHGQIVMPIFYRIDPSHVRKQKGTYALEGLELKKRLKGSGHVVANWRAALKEAANISGFSRKTGRTEADFIEEVVQDVLTKLNMSTEPKNNTERGEGGVFEFGNKNVYKGHKKEKQVDSCSGETDTASGGENEE, encoded by the exons ATGGATGACAGACTTGAGAAAGGAGACGACATTGAACCTGCCCTTCTAGAAGCAATCAAGAGATCGAAAATTGCACTAGTCATTTTCTCAGAATACTATGCTTCTTCCACTTGGTGTTTGAAAGAACTTGTGCATATACTTGGATGCAAGAAAAACCATGGACAGATTGTTATGCCCATTTTTTATCGCATAGATCCATCACATGTACGAAAACAAAAGGGAACTTATGCACTTGAAGGTCTTGAACTTAAGAAACGTTTGAAGGGCAGTGGGCATGTGGTGGCCAACTGGAGGGCTGCTTTGAAGGAAGCAGCCAATATTTCTGGGTTTTCAAGAAAAACAGG GAGGACAGAGGCCGATTTTATTGAGGAAGTTGTTCAAGATGTTTTGACAAAATTGAATATGTCTACCGAACCCAAGAATAATACTGAGAGAGGTGAGGGAGGAGTTTTCGAGTTTGGCAACAAAAACGTCTATAAAGgccacaagaaagaaaaacaagtcgACTCATGTAGTGGAGAAACCGACACGGCCTCCGGCGGTGAAAACGAAGAGTGA
- the LOC117614763 gene encoding uncharacterized protein LOC117614763 produces the protein MATENSSFVQPAIPRFDGHYDHWAMVMENFLISKEYWGLIENGIPAAAEGVEPTEAQRKSNEDQKLKDLKVKNYLFQAIDRTIIETILNKETAKAIWDSMRLKYQGYTDLKRAQLQALRREFEILGMKEGEKVDEYFSRTLTITNKMKAHGERMEQNVIIEKILRSMTLKFNYVVCSIEESNDLSTMTIDELQSSLLVHEQRMQGHKEEEHALHISI, from the coding sequence ATGGCGACAGAGAACAGCAGCTTTGTTCAGCCAGCAATTCCACGGTTCGATGGTCATTATGACCATTGGGCCATGGTCATGGAGAACTTCCTCATATCAAAGGAGTATTGGGGCTTGATAGAGAATGGGATTCCTGCAGCAGCGGAAGGGGTAGAGCCAACAGAGGCGCAACGAAAGAGTAACGAAGACCAGAAACTGAAAGATTTGAAGGTCAAGAACTATCTATTCCAAGCTATAGATAGGACTATTATTGAGACCATACTCAATAAGGAGACTGCGAAGGCTATTTGGGATTCGATGAGACTGAAGTATCAAGGCTATACCGACTTGAAACGTGCTCAGCTACAGGCTTTGAGGAGAGAGTTTGAGATTCTTGGCATGAAGGAGGGTGAAAAAGTTGATGAGTATTTTTCCAGGACATTGACCATCACCAATAAGATGAAGGCGCATGGAGAACGGATGGAGCAGAATGTGATCATTGAAAAAATCTTGAGGTCAATGACTCTCAAGTTTAATTATGTGGTCTGTTCGATAGAAGAGTCCAATGACCTTTCCACCATGACCATAGATGAGCTTCAAAGTAGCCTGTTAGTCCATGAACAGAGGATGCAAGGACATAAGGAGGAGGAGCATGCTTTGCACATCTCCAtctag